Proteins encoded together in one Miscanthus floridulus cultivar M001 chromosome 16, ASM1932011v1, whole genome shotgun sequence window:
- the LOC136510469 gene encoding E3 ubiquitin-protein ligase SINA-like 8 — protein sequence MVRLRAGESFPAREEPRRVLVIVGRKKATTPTSIRAGAGVRNKSKGPTSPDAAMPPPSRMRPERAAAAAGDVTVEDTDALDCGVCFLPLKPPIFQCKAGHAVCSVCRDKLKATGNGKCHACGVATGGYTRCHAMEHLVESIRFPCPNAIHGCTVRSTYYDQHCHRQACLHTPCHCSGKACGFVGSTATLLDHFARAHDWPCATKVWAATTTDYGDDDDCEFTVSLRYGFNFLVADCDTADGTTDDGLYLFLLNVAQKPLGCNISVFCIHPQHGQAPPREMQCELSYSWHAPVKSRRGGEKLIKHYQESTFTVGCTDLSSGLPEPDECFQFKVSESVLAGGDKIRVGGRIVIC from the exons ATGGTGAGGCTCCGCGCCGGTGAATCGTTCCCGGCGCGAGAGGAGCCGCGGCGAGTGCTCGTGATAGTGGGGCGGAAGAAGGCAACTACTCCTACTTCTATTCGGGCAGGAGCTGGCGTCCGCAACAAGAGCAAGGGCCCCACCTCCCCCGATGCCGCAATGCCGCCGCCGTCGCGGATGCGGCCGGAGCGAGCTGCGGCAGCGGCGGGGGACGTGACGGTGGAGGACACCGACGCCCTCGACTGCGGCGTGTGCTTCCTGCCGCTGAAGCCCCCCATCTTCCAG TGCAAAGCAGGACACGCTGTGTGTTCGGTGTGCCGTGACAAGCTCAAGGCCACTGGCAACGGCAAGTGCCATGCGTGTGGCGTGGCCACTGGTGGCTACACCCGGTGCCACGCCATGGAGCACCTGGTGGAGTCCATCCGCTTCCCATGCCCAAATGCCATCCACGGCTGCACCGTCAGGTCTACCTACTATGACCAGCATTGCCACCGCCAGGCGTGCCTGCACACGCCGTGCCACTGCTCCGGCAAGGCATGTGGCTTTGTCGGCTCTACGGCCACGCTCCTGGACCACTTTGCCAGGGCACACGACTGGCCTTGCGCCACCAAGGTCTGGGCTGCCACCACCACCGACTACGGGGATGACGATGACTGTGAATTCACTGTCAGCCTCCGTTACGGTTTCAACTTTCTCGTCGCTGACTGTGACACAGCCGATGGCACCACCGATGACGGGCTGTACCTGTTCCTGCTGAACGTGGCACAGAAACCGCTTGGCTGCAACATATCTGTCTTCTGCATCCATCCTCAGCATGGCCAAGCACCTCCAAGGGAAATGCAGTGCGAGCTCAGTTACTCATGGCACGCACCTGTCAAGAGCCGTCGAGGCGGTGAGAAGTTAATCAAACATTACCAGGAATCCACGTTCACAGTAGGATGCACGGATCTCTCCAGTGGACTGCCCGAGCCTGATGAGTGCTTCCAGTTTAAGGTGTCAGAGTCTGTTCTTGCAGGTGGCGACAAGATCAGAGTCGGAGGCCGAATCGTGATCTGCTAG
- the LOC136512327 gene encoding G-type lectin S-receptor-like serine/threonine-protein kinase At2g19130 produces MLPPYYTLFWLLFSLGYSSPACAAAYSNTLMTGEALIAGERLISSNGKFALGFFQTGSSKYSGNITLPNWYLGIWFNKIPKFTVVWVANRDKPITEPSLNQSIKLTVSGDGKLVLINHVTNSEIWSTQIGNRTKTSTNITAVLSDNGNLVVQDASKPARIWWQSFDHPTDVILPGGKIGRNKVTGLMYSLVSKMNSVDPSSGSYCMELDPSSPKQYVDKLCNTSIVYFFTGEWNGQYFTSVPEMSGNAFATAKFVETHEEEYLTYYTFDETVTTICLLDSDGLTKQLLWVSALQDWEMIYVQPKASCDVFAVCGPFTVCNDNALPMCICMTGFSVKSPKDWSLNDRRGGCIRNNILECSKNKSTKESTDQFFPISSVRLPYDAQAMEAVPTVQECMEVCLRDCNCTGYSYSKGVCSIWQGDLVNVKQYNGTTGTNGEILYLRLAAEELQSWENSGRRKMIIGVAFGASLSSLVLFVLVILLIIRRNKRKLCDHPNKIKDGGGVLAFGYVDLQRATNNFSEKLGGGGFGNVFKGILSDSNTIAVKTLDGARQGDKQFRAEISTIGMIQHVNLVKLIGFCCERDKRMLVYEHMVNRSLDAHLFRSTGTLLNWSTRYKIAIGIAKGLSYLHENCRDCIIHCDVKPENILLDEAFVPKIADFGMAKLVGREFSRVLTTMRGTVGYLAPEWISGVAITQKVDVYSYGMVLLEIISGRRNSLVECTSNSDQAIYFPMQAASKLIQGDVQSLLDQQLQGEINMHEVETACKVACWCIQESEFYRPTMGEVVQVLEGLVDVSMPPMPRLLQTILGSSAAP; encoded by the coding sequence ATGCTTCCTCCTTATTACACACTGTTTTGGCTTCTGTTCTCCCTGGGGTACAGCTCCCCTGCTTGCGCTGCTGCATATAGCAATACTCTGATGACAGGTGAAGCACTCATTGCCGGTGAGAGGCTGATCTCCAGCAACGGCAAGTTCGCGCTCGGTTTCTTCCAAACAGGCTCCAGTAAGTACTCTGGGAACATCACTCTGCCCAACTGGTACCTAGGCATCTGGTTCAACAAGATCCCCAAGTTCACAGTTGTGTGGGTTGCCAATAGAGATAAACCAATCACTGAGCCCTCCCTGAACCAGTCAATCAAGCTCACTGTCTCAGGAGACGGCAAGCTAGTCCTGATAAACCATGTAACAAACTCTGAGATCTGGTCCACCCAAATTGGTAACAGAACCAAAACCAGTACCAACATCACAGCAGTGCTCTCTGACAATGGAAACCTTGTGGTACAAGATGCCTCAAAACCTGCCAGAATCTGGTGGCAGAGCTTTGACCACCCAACGGATGTCATCCTCCCCGGTGGGAAGATTGGCCGCAACAAGGTCACTGGTCTGATGTACAGCCTTGTGTCCAAGATGAACTCTGTAGACCCATCCTCAGGCTCATACTGCATGGAGCTAGACCCCAGCAGTCCTAAGCAATACGTTGATAAGCTTTGCAACACGTCTATAGTGTATTTTTTCACAGGGGAATGGAATGGGCAGTACTTTACCTCAGTGCCAGAAATGTCCGGCAATGCTTTTGCCACTGCCAAATTCGTTGAAACTCATGAAGAAGAATACTTGACGTACTACACCTTCGATGAAACTGTGACCACGATCTGCTTACTTGACTCGGATGGTCTTACCAAGCAGCTTCTTTGGGTCAGCGCGTTGCAAGATTGGGAAATGATCTACGTCCAGCCCAAGGCTTCATGTGATGTTTTTGCCGTATGTGGACCTTTTACAGTCTGCAATGACAACGCACTTCCAATGTGCATCTGCATGACAGGCTTCTCCGTGAAGTCACCTAAGGATTGGAGCCTAAATGACAGGAGGGGTGGATGCATCAGAAACAATATACTAGAATGCAGTAAGAACAAAAGCACAAAAGAGTCGACTGACCAGTTCTTTCCCATATCTAGTGTTAGATTGCCCTATGATGCTCAAGCCATGGAAGCTGTCCCAACTGTTCAGGAATGTATGGAGGTTTGTCTACGTGATTGCAATTGCACTGGATATTCGTATAGTAAAGGTGTCTGTTCAATATGGCAAGGTGATCTTGTTAACGTAAAGCAGTATAATGGCACCACAGGTACTAATGGAGAGATTCTTTACCTTCGTCTTGCTGCTGAAGAGTTGCAAAGTTGGGAAAACAGTGGGAGAAGGAAAATGATCATTGGTGTTGCTTTTGGTGCAAGTCTTTCTTCTCTGGTCTTATTCGTTCTTGTAATATTACTAATTATTCGGAGGAACAAGCGGAAGTTGTGCGATCATCCAAATAAGATTAAAGATGGAGGTGGAGTTTTAGCCTTTGGATATGTCGATTTGCAGCGTGCAACTAATAATTTCTCAGAGAAGCTCGGTGGAGGTGGCTTTGGTAATGTATTCAAGGGAATTCTAAGTGACTCAAATACCATAGCGGTAAAAACTCTTGACGGTGCACGCCAAGGAGACAAGCAGTTCAGAGCTGAGATCAGTACAATTGGAATGATTCAACATGTGAATTTAGTCAAACTGATTGGTTTCTGTTGTGAGCGTGACAAAAGGATGCTTGTTTATGAGCATATGGTGAACCGTTCTCTTGATGCCCATTTGTTTCGAAGCACTGGTACATTACTGAATTGGAGTACAAGGTACAAAATAGCCATAGGGATTGCTAAAGGATTGTCCTACTTACATGAGAATTGTCGAGACTGTATCATACATTGTGATGTTAAGCCAGAAAACATACTTCTTGATGAAGCATTTGTTCCTAAGATTGCAGATTTTGGGATGGCAAAACTTGTGGGGAGGGAATTCAGTCGAGTTCTGACTACAATGAGAGGAACTGTAGGGTACCTCGCACCAGAATGGATTAGTGGAGTGGCTATCACCCAAAAGGTGGATGTTTATAGCTatggaatggtgcttttggaaaTCATATCAGGAAGGAGGAACTCACTTGTAGAATGTACAAGCAATAGTGATCAAGCTATTTATTTTCCCATGCAAGCTGCAAGCAAGTTAATTCAGGGAGATGTGCAGAGTTTGCTCGATCAACAATTACAAGGTGAAATCAACATGCATGAGGTTGAAACAGCTTGTAAGGTTGCATGCTGGTGTATTCAAGAGAGTGAATTTTATCGGCCGACGATGGGTGAAGTGGTTCAGGTTTTGGAGGGTCTAGTAGACGTTTCAATGCCTCCAATGCCCAGGCTACTTCAAACTATACTGGGAAGCTCAGCTGCACCGTGA
- the LOC136510470 gene encoding uncharacterized protein, with amino-acid sequence MAQGKRKSSDAHTSPRAIESFSRAVTHRYTGKSLRKEGDGVSQNSKGSGSYGPATLPPRVRPDGAGVLELTVEDTDALDCGVCFLPLKPPIFQCSNGHVVCSLCHDKLKATGKCHVCGVTTDGNSRCHAMERLAESIRFLCSNAAYGCTARLVYHDREGHWQQCPHGVAIGPLACVHGWPSFTTALASGHFNVSLHDGFNFLRAEDHDSSSPGILFILNVVRMHLAVQSPCFASTPVPPTMVRDSSQRNQSNAS; translated from the exons ATGGCACAGGGGAAACGAAAAAGTTCAGACGCCCATACAAGCCCAAGGGCAATTGAGTCATTCTCCAGAGCTGTTACCCACC ggtacacaggtaaaagcctccGGAAGGAGGGAGATGGCGTCTCGCAGAACAGCAAGGGCTCCGGCTCCTATGGGCCGGCAACGCTGCCGCCGCGGGTGCGGCCGGACGGAGCTGGGGTATTGGAGTTGACGGTGGAGGACACTGACGCCCTCGACTGCGGCGTGTGCTTCCTCCCGCTGAAGCCCCCCATCTTCCAG TGCAGCAATGGCCATGTTGTGTGTTCGTTGTGCCATGACAAGCTCAAGGCCACTGGGAAGTGCCATGTGTGTGGCGTCACCACTGATGGTAACAGCCGGTGCCACGCCATGGAGCGCCTGGCAGAATCCATCCGCTTCCTGTGCTCGAATGCCGCCTACGGCTGCACCGCTAGGCTGGTATACCATGACAGGGAGGGCCACTGGCAGCAATGCCCGCATGGAGTTGCTATTGGACCACTTGCCTGTGTCCATGGCTGGCCGTCGTTTACCACTGCCCTGGCCAGCGGCCATTTCAATGTAAGCCTCCACGACGGGTTCAACTTCCTCCGTGCTGAGGACCACGACTCCAGCAGCCCGGGCATCCTGTTCATACTGAATGTAGTACGCATGCACTTGGCCGTGCAATCTCCATGCTTTGCATCGACACCCGTGCCACCAACAATGGTCAGGGACAGTTCTCAAAGGAACCAATCGAATGCGAGCTAA